In Tachypleus tridentatus isolate NWPU-2018 chromosome 3, ASM421037v1, whole genome shotgun sequence, the sequence TCAgacttttgaaataattttctggtgtaaaacaaatataagcctcatataaaaataagtacctcaataatttttatcacctccatTTTAAGTGGATGTAACATTATCAAACAACTAATCCTCTGACACCTGTCTACTACATTTAAAAACTTGCAAAAAAGTTTAAGCAAGTAGGTCACATACCTAATCCTTACTTCCTTCAGAACAGTTGGGGAAATATGTGGGCCAGtattattgttctttaaatttctgaattttttaattacttcagaACTAATATGATCATTTTCTTTATCAATTATATTTTCCTCTATAACAGTTCAGGATCTGCTTGGAGGTAAATTGCATAATGTTAAAATCTGGGTTTTAAtgctcatggtgggcagagcagaaatagcccattgtgaagctttatgTTTAACTGACAActgaattgaaaacaaaaaattgaagTAAACGTGAATgcctttctttaattttatttattgtataatctTACAGTGCCAATCTGGTCATTTCCATGCAGTCaccttttttatttctctaaagAAAATTTCTAtcttgaacatttaaaaatattccacattTAATCAGCATCTTCAGTTAATCCAGTTGCCTAATTTACAAGGGATAATTCTTATCATATTCTTTCAAAATTAATCTGAGCTCAATATCCAGAAAACATCAAACATAACTGATATTTTGTACCCAGGTTTCACCTTGTCATCCATTTCCTTATTAGAAATTATCATTAAGTCTAAAATATCATTCCTAGTAGATTCTctgattaatttattaaaaaaaacaaaccttttgtcCAAGATCATACTAAATACAAGGTGTAAGCTACTTATCTTTCTTCCAATTTATCATCATTGCAAGGCAGAATAttggtatattaatattttaaacaattcatGTTTAGTGAAATATTGAGAGAAATATCAGTAAGTTCTTTCATCAAGTGCAAGATGTTTTCAGAAGGTAGGTTGTTTAGTACCATAATGCATAGTATTTCTTCAAGGTCACCTCATTGATGAAATTTATATAAACCATTGTTTTACATGTTACTGTGAGTATTCAGATATATTctactttttttcatatttggtAATGATTTGTGCCAAGAGAGTTTGTATAGTTTCATGTACATAGGTGTAGAATGCTGCTTTCATTgtgtataaagttttaaaaggttttatttgtttgtgtattagatGTATTTCTTTCTAAGGGTATTATGGCTTGTGAGTTATTGTATatatgaacatatctgtttaaaaGATCGTCTAGGTATTGATTTTACCATATCATGCTAGGAttctaataatgtaaataattaatcatatttactatataatactatttttttctagtttctcCTATGTACACTTGAAGAGTTTATATAACTTCTCCATATGCAGTGAGGGAGTTGTATTCCAACAAAGTGTGAATTGATATATACTAtaggggtcattccatgtcaaatcatccagggggctacaggtgacccccacagaatgccttgaaaaaatgcACATGTGCTCATCTATCCATATAATGaacaattgccaaagattagatcaatatctctaatagtttctgatttacagccctgtaaaatgtagttaatttttttgttttttttttggcaaattcattttcgggcaactttgtctgcttaaagctgcaagagtaatattatggtggtagaaggctgaaatttgccacactgactgaattaatctcacaaaattcaaaaatggtctcaaaccaagtttatccctcttaggatttgcatagtgaggcagtaaaatcacctgaaaacccaaaatcgtaaaaagcATTGGTTTacgtaataagccatagctctaagacttaatatgatacaaagctgaattttgttttctaatttcctataacatatcagctaataaatcagcaattgttgtgattaagtctgttagatctcctgtaaaaaaaattatctgcatgcaactttttatgatttagctaaaaatagccctacttcaggccacagtttgaccatgtcaccagttattcagccatttcagatttttaccgtatattcttacatctctgaatatgatctacaaaaaaaatcaggatggtgttcaaactactttttgagttataattttttaaattatcctttgaccatacgttttttattttaaaaaaattcagttcaggtgtgttattttgtgcaaatatatccatacaattttgaaaaatacctgtcagaattttatgaatcccagtgaaatattctaaccagcctttcacaatgttaaataatgaagttgtaagaaacaagaaagaattaattcatttctgaacaagtttattgacataactagttagatcacatggcaatgcaaatatattgtgtatgcattacagttatgcagatatggctgagtttaagattcataatataataaatacaaaggtaaatcagacacaaaaagcacagtgttacaacaggggataactgagaaagattatagtcacaccaaactgaaataatcatgacaatgaaatgtttaaaaaactgctttggcgataaaattagccttaacaacaacaaataaacattgctttgttcagacagcttgaataaattttgaaattcgagtttgattatgttgagatcactttgacttaaaATATAGTGgcaagcactactgccttgcacaaTAGGTGCActtatcaaacaaaaaatatgttgaaaaggaatccagctttcatctttatgtgATCTTgtaggccatgagaacagttcgtttcttgatttcttcataaatgacaccaacacagcagaatgttcatctgatctatcttttatgtttcccacataccgttcatgatcgtatatgcatgccatatatttccctggctgataattgtcattgttatcattagaccctatttgagctgctgcagcatcactttcactgctactaccaacagttacaactgtgtacacatcatctgatagccttcttatatacaatttgttggtagagtggggaataaagctatgatgtgacctaatacctgccacagttttgcatttttcatagtgcttaagtagatcaaactttacacaattttgcaggactgattcctgattgacaagaaagaactgaatgccctcaatgtggtcctttgcccaatggtacatatcagacacttaaaatttgataatttattatttttcacaaccttgacttttttaagatcatgttcagagattttaagaatatatggtaaaggctgattagaatatttcaatgggattcgtaaattatttcaaaattgtatggatatatttgcacacagtaacacacctgaactgaatttgtttttaaataaaaaacgtatggtcagagaatactttaaaaatttataactcaaaaagtaggttgaacaccatcctgattcttttttgtagatcatatttaagaatatatggtaaaaatctgaaaaggctgaataactggtgacatggtcaaactgtggcctgaagtagggctatttttagctaaatcataaaaagttggaGGCTttgataaataatagaaaatacctagttttcacacaatttatttattacatagcaattattatagtatatactATTACTTCACCAACAAATTtgtataagttttaaaaactcaATATGTATACACTTAAAACATGGTTTACACTGTATGACGGTGAGAGTGACGTTGTATTAAGAGGTATCAGACAAAATCGTGTTGGTAGAGGTGTTTTATGTTACCTGCTTTTGCCACCCAACTACTAATGTCCTTCCATAGTATTTAACGTGATTAATTTATTGGTGGTCCTTGGCCACAGAAATATCTTCGGAGTCGAAGTAGGAACAACACAAGAAACGTTTTTTTCCTATAAGCTTTATGGTGACTGTTGtaatagaaatagaaaaatagaaaatatatgacTGCAATAGTAGCGGCCATTGTTTTCATTGCATTCATCTGTAGAGAGTGCTTATGAACTCTGATATATACGACATTTGTGAATCCTCTCCTATACTTTTGCGTATGTTGTGTTacagaaaatgtaataatttttgaTGTATAAAAGGATTTAAGATGCACCAGCTTTTCTTAAAAACTTTGTAAACTTGAATGTTTTTCGCTTTCAGCTCTTCGgtaaaagtgactgtcaattgTACTGAGTATACACATACATACGGTGGTTTTTTTGTttggatatattttgttttcattgtgtttttcACATATTTATATCTCTTGCTGGCACAAGCTTAGTCCATGTTACAGAACTCGTATTACTTCGAAGTATGTATCTTTACTAAATCCCCTGCTATTCTGTGAACCTATTTTATCTACTTTTTGGGGACAACTTAATTTCCTTGAAAATACCAAACCTCCAAGatgttataaagattttaaaatactaataattgAGAAATACGTAGCTTATCTATTAAATTGATAATGTTATcgtaagaaaacaacaacaggaagTTATATGTATCTTTATGACCTAAATGGATTATGAAAATTGcttggttaaaatattaaatacgacATGAGAGTTTTTACAATTGCTTAAATTAATTGCAAAACAAGGGGAAGATGGTATTATTCTTTAAAACCTCTTGTTAAAACGAGAGATCAATAAATGAACAATttatattgaaagaaatatttaagcaagtattaaaaataaatgaaatacacTTATCTAATTGAAGATTATATGCGTGtaattatattagtaaatctttttcaataactattttgtacattattttgCGTGTGACGTCACTCTTGACCTAGTTACTGCTGACCGCCATGATGGGTGGCACGCTCGGCGTGTTTATATTCCAACACAAGGGTGATTCATAGTCAAAAGTGCGCGATGGTACACtcgtgttgtgcatttaactgttcaaatcgacatggacaggtggaaaatgtgtcatactACAGATTTCCTAAAGATTCCGACCGAAGAAGACGATGGATTGCAGCTGTCAATAGGAAAAACTGGACACCCACAGAGCACACCAgactttgtagtaaacattttgtgttagGTATGTATAATTCATCTATAGCCAGGCTGAATAGATTGAAACTTACATGCATGATATATGTATAGCAGAACACACTGCACCATCAGTCAAAGAAATTTTTTTGCACACTTTCCTTTTACTTTTAAATGactgaatagtaaatttactgAAGGAACAATATCATTCATGATGAATAGGTTATATAGCCAATAGtacattaagacaaaatgttaatatctcttaaaggaccaatttaagtgattcatcagaaaaccacaactggcacaagattaaaaaagtgtgcaaataattactttgttggcTGTTCATTCAGTCgttaaacaatgttcagcatattcagttatatatatatatatattcagttaaaagtgtacagtgtatctgttatatatataaatattatctgatgatGCCTGTAAATCAATAtcttaactaaattattgtactctgtttcagggacgaagagtgatgatcccctatcacctgactatgtgccttccatatttcattttacacgttcTATGTCTACTTGTACTATTTATTATCTGTATATTGATACCGTAccaaaaattaatcataaatcaaaaattaagttttgaaacagccTAGACAATTAGgtgtatggcctagcgcgtaaggcgtgcgactcgtaatccgagggtcgcgggttcgcgcccgcgtcgcgctaaacatgctcgccctcccagccgtgggggtgtataatgtgacggtcaatcccactattcgttggtaaaagagtagcccaagagttggcggtgggtggtgatgactagctgccttccctctagtcttacactgctaaattagggacggctagcacagatagccctcgagtagctttgtgcgaaattccaaaacaaacaaataaacaattaggtgtcttaatatcattatacaaacatgtatagaAGTGCTCCTAGGCTAGAGCTTTGACAACGGTCAGTACACATgtagtacaataatattgaaccATTTATTAAAATGGGGGGCCCTACTTTACTTCAGTACCTAGTCTTCgtctaaaatgtagttaaatctatcatacagagtacatgatacatgtatgtaatataacatgatGTACAAACCTTTGCTGTAATGATGACTTTATCCGACGTTGCCCTGGTTATTTGGACATTCTGTACAAATCCTGCCACAAAATACTTGTACTCATCAAGGCGTTTGTAACCTTTTAGACTTTCATTTGTATAGGTGGAAGtcctgtttatcaaatatatataaatgtcaccatATGTAATATTTGGCAGATCTTCTCCGGCAACAGTCTGACTTTGAGCAACGTTGTCTTGGCTGGATATTACTGGCGTAAATACACGTGGCGGGAGCATATACGGGTCTCCTACACCCAGTCCCTTCACTTTTTCCTCATACCTGGCCTTTTCAGCACCTGTCAGGTGTGCTGCAAGTGATGAAAAGCCAGCGGCAgccatttacatgtgaatagtactgaatacaataatcagtgatgacgagaaacccacttgttgagaaatttatatgcaaaaacggctcgtttgggctgagaaaacactttacatagaagagcgaacaacgtttcgaccttcttcggtcatcgtcaggttcacctgacgatgaccgaagaaggtcgaaacgttgttcgctcttctatgtaaagtgttttctcagcccaaacgagccgtttttgcatataaaagtacTGAATACAGCAGTTGTTAACTCGTTCAGTCATGCGGGACACTTGCCACACAATATGGCGGTATGTTTACAAACCTCGTTGTGGCCACGTGACACTAATAGGTTCACGCAAAACCTCTATAGTTGCCTGGGGCCAGGTGCGTTTAGGCACtgctcgtcatctgagggtcgctggttcgaatcaccgaagcaccaaacatgctagccctttcagccgtgggggcgttataatgtgacgattaatcctactattcgttagtaaaagagttggcggtgggtggtgatgactagctgcctttcctctagtcttacactgctagattagggacggctaccacagatagccctcgtgtagctttgcgcaaaaaacaaacaacaagtgACATGGTGATCAGGGCACTCATCTCGCAATTCTGCGGGGCATGGGGTTAAATCCCATCACTGAACatgcctttcagccgtgaaagcatTACAATTTgtggtcagtcctactattcattgatgCAATGTAGCTCAAGAAGGGGTGGTTGGCGCTGTTATTTCAACACTCGGGCCAGTTAGTACAGATggtacttttgcgcgaaattcaacaaacgtaTTTTGTGTAAAAGCAAACATACTGTTGTTGGAATCCTTCTTTCTAAACACTGTCAAACTGGAGTATAtggtggttcagcagtaagtctgcgggTTTATAACGCAGGTTTTGATACCAgcggtgggcagaacacatacACCCGTAGATTAATGTTTATCAACAAACTAAGATTCAATCCTGGCAGAACATAATTTTACAGTACAATGTTTGCCAGGCCACTTCAATGTAAAATGGCATTCTACTGACCCATTTACCTTGTACATATGAACAGAATCGCTGACCGTTCAGTGTGTCTGATAGAATATTTGTTTTGCTGTTAACCTGCAAGCAAATGTGGCGGATCGTggaattaatgtttatttgtgtccccaaagttttttttttttttcatacctcTATTCACCGTGATGACGCCTATGGTGTTATGTAAGAAATGCTTTTACCTCAGTCGATCTGTCCAActaaaaatgtatcaaaactaaaaaaattgcTTTAAAAAAAGCATAAACTTTAATGCATTAACCAAAAGCTTTTACGGCCCTATGGCTTTAACATGTGCGTCTGTGACGCAAATTTCTTTGCTTCGCTAGATCAAATACACCTTGGCCCTTTACTTTTAATCTGCCTCTTACACATCTGTTTATCATTTTTCGCTGCGTAACAAATTACAGAATGGTGACGTTATATGggaagaaataatttttatataacaaacagACATAAATGTAGAATGCTAACTGCACGAAGTCTTAAATTTTATGAGTAAGTTGCTTTAAGCCAGGGGTAGATCTCATGCTTATATTTATGTTCCCTTcattacaatgtattaaaatatccggattctttataaaaaataagtaatcataaatttgtttttgtaggCCTTTACAGTGTTGTTTTagtattaatgaaataaacatacgTAAATTTAATCGTTAAATTATAGTACAAATACAAACTGATGTTTTTCTATACAAGTTTCTACAGCTTGTCCCTTAGTGACACGacagtatgtttgtggacttataaagctagaaacctggtttccatacccatggtgagcaaactaaaaatagcccattgtgtagatttgtgtttactttcaaacaaacaaagaattctaCGTTTAGATATGTCTCATGAATCTAATCTTCAAGAGCAGCGCTACTGTTTTAAATATCAGAATTAGCATGTTACAAATACACAATTCTAAAAACTAGTGTGGAAGCAATGAAGAATATATAGTAATATGACACCGAAAATGCTCGAATGATGTGAtgtcttgttgttttttatagtataTTCGAAGCTAGATTATAAATACGGGACAGCTGTGAAATGTGTAAAGCGATTTCAAGAGAGCGAGTATGTTTCGTTTTTGAActtagtgcaaagttacacgagaactatctgcgctagccatccctaatttagtagtgtaagactagagcgaaggaagctaatcaacatcacccacccccaactcttgggctattcttaatCAATGAATGGTGGGTAATgtgattgattgtaacattataactcccccacgacttaaaggacgagcatgtttggtgtgacagggatacgaacccgcTTCCCACAGATTACAAGTTGATCGctctaaccgcctggccatgctgggccctcaaGAGAGAGAAATAGTGAATTGATTGGTGTGTTAACTTTCTCGGCTACCTTATACAagtaaattgatttgttttaagtTAGTTAACGTTACTTGTAACTTAGGTCTACAATAATTT encodes:
- the LOC143246249 gene encoding uncharacterized protein LOC143246249 → MAAAGFSSLAAHLTGAEKARYEEKVKGLGVGDPYMLPPRVFTPVISSQDNVAQSQTVAGEDLPNITYGDIYIYLINRTSTYTNESLKGYKRLDEYKYFVAGFVQNVQITRATSDKVIITAKKT